In the genome of Pseudomonas sp. HS6, one region contains:
- a CDS encoding extracellular solute-binding protein → MNAVRTLLVQACGLLFAGLACAAPQHAVTLYNEPPKYPADFKHFDYVNADAPKGGIFRQAGFGGFDSLNPFISKGVPADDVGQIYDTLTKHSLDEPFTEYGLVASKIEKAPDNSWVRFYLRPEARFHDGHPVRAEDVVFSFETLTKEGSPMFRGYYSDVEAAVAEDPLTVLFKFKHNNNRELPLILGQLPVLPKHWWASRDFNKGNLEIPLGSGPYKVAEVKAGRSVRYERVKDYWGKDLPVNRGFYNFDVLTTDYYRDNTVALEALKAGQFDYWLEMTAKNWANAYNIPAVTEGRLVKELIPNGNPTGMQGFVFNLRRPVFQDVRVRQALGLLLDFEWTNKQLFNGAYVRTRSYFENSEMAATGLPDADQLAILDPFRRQLPAQVFSEAFENPKTDASGMIRLQQREAYQLLQEAGWKIVDDKMVDATGKPVVIEFLLAQTEFERVLLPFKRNLADLGIDLVIRRVDVSQYVNRVRSRDFDMIVGSFPQSNSPGNEQREFWMSAAADKPSSRNSMGLKDPVVDHLVENLINADSRKSLVAHARALDRVLQWGYYVIPNWHIKSWRVAYWNHIGHPKVSPKYDIGINTWWVKPDTKPAVEVETQLQADPVGTE, encoded by the coding sequence ATGAACGCCGTTCGCACCCTGCTCGTGCAGGCTTGCGGCCTGTTGTTCGCCGGGCTGGCCTGCGCCGCCCCGCAACACGCCGTGACGCTGTACAACGAGCCGCCGAAATACCCCGCCGACTTCAAGCACTTCGATTACGTGAACGCCGACGCGCCCAAGGGCGGGATCTTCCGTCAGGCCGGTTTTGGCGGCTTCGACAGCCTCAATCCATTCATCAGCAAAGGCGTGCCGGCGGACGATGTCGGGCAGATCTACGACACACTGACCAAGCACAGTCTCGACGAGCCATTCACCGAATACGGCCTGGTCGCCAGCAAGATCGAAAAGGCCCCGGACAACAGTTGGGTGCGCTTCTACCTGCGCCCCGAAGCGCGTTTCCATGACGGCCACCCGGTGCGGGCCGAAGACGTGGTGTTCAGCTTCGAGACCCTGACCAAGGAAGGCTCGCCGATGTTTCGCGGCTACTACAGCGACGTCGAGGCAGCCGTCGCCGAAGACCCGCTCACGGTGCTGTTCAAGTTCAAGCACAACAACAATCGCGAGCTGCCGCTGATCCTCGGCCAGTTGCCGGTGCTGCCCAAACACTGGTGGGCCAGTCGCGACTTCAACAAGGGCAACCTGGAAATCCCGCTGGGCAGCGGCCCGTACAAGGTCGCCGAAGTGAAGGCCGGGCGCTCGGTGCGTTACGAGCGGGTGAAGGATTACTGGGGCAAGGACCTGCCGGTCAATCGCGGCTTCTACAACTTCGACGTGCTGACCACCGACTACTACCGCGACAACACCGTCGCGCTGGAAGCGCTGAAGGCCGGGCAGTTCGACTACTGGCTGGAAATGACCGCGAAGAATTGGGCCAACGCCTACAACATCCCGGCCGTCACCGAGGGCCGATTGGTCAAGGAGCTGATTCCCAACGGCAACCCGACCGGCATGCAGGGCTTCGTCTTCAACCTGCGCCGGCCGGTGTTCCAGGACGTTCGCGTGCGTCAGGCACTCGGTCTGCTGCTCGACTTCGAATGGACCAACAAGCAACTGTTCAACGGTGCCTACGTGCGCACTCGCAGTTACTTCGAGAACTCGGAAATGGCCGCCACCGGCCTGCCGGACGCCGATCAGCTGGCGATCCTCGACCCGTTCCGCCGCCAACTCCCGGCGCAGGTGTTCAGCGAAGCTTTCGAAAACCCGAAAACCGACGCCAGTGGCATGATTCGCCTGCAACAACGTGAGGCCTATCAATTGTTGCAAGAGGCCGGCTGGAAGATCGTCGACGACAAAATGGTCGACGCCACTGGCAAACCGGTGGTCATCGAATTTCTGCTGGCCCAGACCGAATTCGAACGGGTGCTGCTGCCGTTCAAACGCAACCTCGCGGACCTTGGCATCGATCTGGTGATCCGCCGCGTCGACGTCTCGCAATACGTCAACCGTGTGCGTTCGCGGGACTTCGACATGATCGTCGGCAGCTTTCCGCAATCCAACTCGCCGGGCAACGAGCAGCGCGAATTCTGGATGAGCGCCGCCGCCGACAAGCCGAGCAGCCGCAACTCAATGGGCCTGAAGGACCCAGTGGTCGATCATCTGGTCGAGAACCTGATCAACGCCGACTCGCGCAAAAGCCTGGTGGCCCACGCCCGGGCCCTGGACCGTGTGCTGCAATGGGGCTACTACGTGATCCCCAACTGGCACATCAAGAGCTGGCGCGTGGCGTACTGGAACCACATCGGCCATCCGAAAGTCTCCCCCAAATACGACATCGGCATTAATACCTGGTGGGTCAAACCCGATACGAAACCCGCGGTAGAAGTCGAAACCCAACTGCAAGCCGACCCTGTGGGCACGGAGTAA
- a CDS encoding extracellular solute-binding protein, with product MKRPLLLLLISLALSSPVSATITESHGYAQFGTLKYPARFTHFDWVNPQAPKGGTLRVMAFGTFDTLNPYTFKGTSPVTTPNFLQYGINELNEPLMVGTGQYSPSGDEPASSYGLIAQSVEYSEDRSWVVFNLRPEARFHDGTPITAYDVAFSYRLLLKEGHPLYRTALQEVLRVDILNPQRIRFVMKRSGNPLLILRLGELPVLPQHYWKGRDFKATTFEPPLGSGPYRITSVTPGRQLVFERVKDYWGKDLPVNRGKYNFDRMEVEFYRDSDVAFEAFKAGEFDIYIEHQAKNWANGYNFPAIRRGDVIKAQIPHQIPTQSQGLFMNTRRPTFAEVKVREALGLMFDFEWTNRALFSDAYKRTTSYYPNSEFSASGLPVGHEWLMLKPYKDQLPARLFTEPFTLPQTDGRGIPRETMRKALALLAEAGWKLNGQRLQNAAGQPLSFELLLVNPNLERILQPYIENLNSIGIDARLRTVDRAQYKQRLDQFDFDMILMTLNQNLSPGLEQWQYFHSSQVGVKGSKNYAGIANPVVDHLLEQLLAARTRDEQVAAGKALDRVLLWQHYSIPNWYLNYHRLAYRNRFAFVSTPPYTLGLSAWWLKSSEKGQ from the coding sequence TTGAAGCGTCCCCTCCTCCTGCTCCTGATCAGCCTGGCCTTGAGCTCCCCCGTCAGCGCGACGATCACCGAAAGTCACGGTTATGCGCAGTTCGGCACGCTCAAGTACCCGGCCAGATTTACCCACTTCGACTGGGTCAACCCGCAAGCGCCCAAGGGCGGTACTTTGCGGGTGATGGCGTTTGGCACCTTCGATACGCTCAATCCCTACACCTTCAAGGGCACCAGCCCGGTCACCACCCCGAATTTCCTGCAATACGGCATCAACGAGCTGAACGAGCCACTGATGGTCGGCACCGGCCAGTATTCACCGTCCGGCGATGAACCGGCCTCCAGTTATGGCCTGATCGCCCAGTCGGTGGAATACAGCGAAGACCGTAGCTGGGTGGTGTTCAACCTGCGCCCGGAAGCACGCTTTCACGACGGCACGCCGATCACCGCGTACGATGTGGCGTTCTCCTATCGCCTGTTGCTCAAGGAAGGTCACCCGCTGTATCGCACCGCCCTTCAGGAAGTGTTGCGGGTCGACATCCTCAACCCGCAGCGCATCCGTTTCGTGATGAAACGCTCGGGCAATCCGCTGCTGATCCTGCGCCTGGGCGAGTTGCCGGTGCTGCCTCAGCATTACTGGAAGGGCCGCGACTTCAAGGCCACCACCTTCGAGCCGCCACTGGGCAGCGGCCCTTACCGCATCACCTCGGTGACGCCAGGCCGGCAACTGGTGTTCGAACGGGTCAAGGATTACTGGGGCAAGGACTTGCCGGTCAATCGCGGCAAGTACAACTTCGATCGCATGGAAGTCGAGTTCTACCGCGACAGCGACGTGGCCTTCGAAGCCTTCAAGGCGGGCGAGTTCGACATCTACATCGAGCATCAGGCGAAGAACTGGGCCAACGGCTACAACTTCCCGGCGATCCGACGTGGCGACGTGATCAAGGCACAGATCCCGCATCAGATCCCGACCCAGAGCCAGGGCCTGTTCATGAACACTCGCCGCCCGACCTTCGCCGAGGTGAAGGTGCGTGAGGCGCTGGGCCTGATGTTCGACTTCGAGTGGACCAACCGCGCGCTGTTCAGCGACGCCTACAAGCGCACCACCAGTTACTACCCCAACAGTGAATTCAGCGCCAGCGGGCTGCCGGTCGGTCACGAATGGCTGATGCTCAAACCCTACAAGGATCAACTGCCGGCCCGGCTGTTCACCGAGCCGTTCACGCTGCCGCAGACCGACGGGCGCGGCATTCCCCGAGAAACCATGCGCAAGGCCCTGGCACTGTTGGCCGAGGCCGGCTGGAAGCTCAATGGCCAGCGTTTGCAGAACGCTGCCGGCCAACCGCTGAGTTTTGAACTGCTGCTGGTCAATCCGAATCTTGAGCGGATCCTTCAGCCGTACATCGAGAACCTCAACAGCATCGGCATAGACGCGCGGCTGCGCACGGTGGATCGCGCCCAATACAAACAACGTCTGGATCAATTCGATTTCGACATGATCCTGATGACCCTCAACCAGAACCTCAGCCCGGGGCTGGAGCAGTGGCAGTACTTCCACTCCAGTCAGGTCGGGGTCAAGGGCAGCAAGAATTACGCGGGCATCGCCAACCCGGTGGTCGATCATCTGCTTGAGCAATTGCTCGCCGCCCGTACCCGCGATGAACAGGTCGCCGCCGGCAAGGCGCTGGACCGCGTGCTGCTCTGGCAGCACTACAGCATTCCCAACTGGTACCTCAATTATCACCGTCTGGCGTACCGTAACCGGTTCGCCTTCGTCAGCACGCCGCCCTACACCCTGGGCCTGAGCGCGTGGTGGCTGAAATCTTCGGAGAAAGGTCAATGA
- a CDS encoding transglycosylase SLT domain-containing protein, producing the protein MSSSIRKSVNSDALTRLAQAIAVAVSATLAGCSSHAPQTEATHTPNIAARAKQKPIWLSEKPSPQVPQDIWERMRGGFQLQDGLGVNPRIEQQRLWFASNPSFLENAGERGSLYIHYIVERLEERNMPLELALLPVIESAYNPMAYSRADAVGLWQFIPSTGRYYNLRQTRFYDGRRDITASTTAAMDYLTRLHDMFNGDWLLALAAYNAGEGTVSRAIERNEKLGLPTDYWNLPLPAETQAYVPKLLALSQVVLSPEAYGVNLNPIANEPYFQVVEINQRMDLSKVAAVANIDEDELFQLNPAFKQRTTIDGPQHLLVPTSKAQLLTASLQTMRPEELISPRSLKPVFEGADPTEVAKLKRAYRVKRGDNLASIAKANKVDVKNLQHWNKLTGKNLKVGQTLVMRDTTKRTPARNTSGGRINTVLAANSKTSSKTDNQKQTQYKVKQGDTLYVVAKRFNVEMQHLKRWNPGAGKALKPGQMLTVYQPH; encoded by the coding sequence ATGTCGTCATCCATACGTAAGTCCGTCAATTCAGACGCATTGACCCGCCTGGCGCAAGCCATCGCGGTGGCTGTGTCCGCCACGCTGGCGGGCTGTTCCAGCCATGCTCCGCAGACTGAAGCGACTCATACGCCGAACATTGCTGCGCGAGCCAAGCAGAAGCCCATCTGGTTGTCCGAGAAGCCCAGCCCGCAGGTGCCCCAGGACATCTGGGAACGCATGCGCGGCGGTTTCCAGCTCCAGGACGGCCTGGGCGTGAACCCGCGCATCGAACAACAGCGCCTGTGGTTCGCCAGTAACCCTTCCTTTCTCGAAAACGCCGGCGAACGCGGCAGCCTCTACATTCATTACATCGTCGAGCGCCTCGAAGAACGCAACATGCCGCTGGAACTGGCCCTGCTGCCAGTGATTGAAAGCGCCTACAACCCGATGGCCTATTCCCGGGCCGACGCGGTGGGTCTCTGGCAATTCATCCCCTCCACCGGGCGTTACTACAACCTGCGTCAGACCCGTTTCTACGACGGCCGTCGCGACATCACCGCCTCGACCACAGCGGCGATGGATTACCTGACCCGTCTGCACGACATGTTCAACGGTGACTGGCTGCTGGCCCTGGCGGCCTACAACGCCGGCGAAGGCACGGTCAGCCGCGCCATCGAGCGCAACGAAAAGCTGGGTCTGCCGACCGACTACTGGAACCTGCCGCTGCCGGCAGAGACCCAGGCCTACGTGCCCAAACTGCTGGCGCTGTCGCAAGTGGTGCTGTCGCCGGAAGCCTACGGGGTGAACCTCAACCCGATCGCCAACGAACCGTATTTCCAGGTCGTCGAAATCAACCAGCGCATGGACCTGTCCAAGGTCGCAGCGGTGGCCAACATCGACGAAGACGAGCTGTTCCAGCTCAACCCGGCCTTCAAGCAGCGCACCACCATCGACGGCCCGCAGCACCTGCTGGTGCCGACCTCGAAGGCGCAACTGCTGACCGCCAGCCTGCAGACCATGCGTCCTGAAGAACTGATCAGCCCTCGTTCGCTGAAACCGGTCTTCGAAGGTGCCGATCCGACCGAAGTCGCCAAGCTCAAGCGTGCTTACCGAGTCAAACGCGGTGACAACCTCGCGTCCATCGCCAAGGCCAACAAGGTCGACGTCAAGAACCTGCAACACTGGAACAAGCTGACCGGCAAGAACCTCAAGGTCGGCCAGACCCTGGTCATGCGGGACACCACCAAGCGCACGCCGGCCCGCAACACCAGCGGCGGACGCATCAACACAGTGCTGGCGGCCAACAGCAAGACCAGCAGCAAGACCGACAACCAGAAACAGACCCAATACAAGGTCAAGCAAGGCGACACGCTGTACGTGGTGGCCAAGCGTTTCAACGTCGAGATGCAGCATCTCAAACGCTGGAACCCGGGCGCCGGCAAGGCGCTCAAGCCTGGGCAGATGCTCACGGTTTACCAGCCGCACTGA
- the gloB gene encoding hydroxyacylglutathione hydrolase, whose amino-acid sequence MIQISALPAFTDNYIWLLQDHATQRCAVVDPGDAAPVQAWLAAHPGWVLGDILITHHHHDHVGGVETLKKATGATVYGPASESIPGRDVALKDNDKVRVLGWDFDVYAVPGHTLGHIAYYHHGLLFCGDTLFAAGCGRLFEGTPEQMHHSLGRLAALPEDTLVYCTHEYTLSNLKFAAAVEPGNPNIAARLEKVTQQRQKGVMTLPSTIALEKLTNPFLRTSETLVTQKVDERNGAQNRAPSEVFAALRAWKDKF is encoded by the coding sequence ATGATACAGATCAGTGCCCTGCCCGCCTTCACCGACAACTACATCTGGTTGTTACAGGATCATGCCACCCAGCGTTGCGCGGTGGTCGATCCGGGAGATGCCGCCCCTGTGCAGGCGTGGCTCGCCGCGCATCCGGGCTGGGTGCTTGGCGACATTCTGATCACTCATCATCATCACGACCATGTCGGCGGTGTCGAGACACTTAAAAAGGCTACGGGCGCCACCGTTTACGGTCCGGCCAGCGAAAGCATTCCGGGACGAGACGTAGCCCTCAAGGACAACGACAAGGTTCGTGTGCTCGGCTGGGACTTCGATGTCTACGCCGTTCCCGGCCATACCCTGGGGCACATCGCCTATTACCACCACGGCCTGTTGTTCTGCGGCGACACCCTGTTCGCCGCCGGTTGTGGCCGGCTGTTCGAAGGCACACCGGAGCAGATGCACCATTCGCTCGGTCGTCTGGCGGCATTGCCGGAGGACACGCTGGTCTACTGCACTCACGAATACACCCTGAGCAACCTGAAATTTGCCGCCGCCGTGGAACCTGGCAACCCGAACATTGCCGCCCGTCTGGAAAAAGTCACCCAGCAACGGCAGAAAGGGGTCATGACCCTGCCCTCGACCATTGCCCTGGAAAAGCTCACAAACCCGTTTTTGCGTACCAGTGAAACATTAGTTACACAAAAAGTGGACGAACGGAATGGCGCTCAAAACCGGGCGCCGAGTGAGGTTTTTGCGGCTCTGCGGGCTTGGAAAGATAAGTTCTAA
- a CDS encoding methyltransferase domain-containing protein — MIDKAFAQADPDWLALIGAAREWLSGPLGQFLLDEERRMLEDELGRFFGGYLVHYGPSAETPPSAPQVQRNVRLGAPLPGVEIVCEEQAWPLSEHAADVVVLQHGLDFCLSPHGLLREAASSVRPGGHLLIVGINPWSTWGLRHVFAHDALHQARCISPSRVADWLNLLGFALEKRRFGCYRPPLASPKWQARLAGWERKAGDWQLSGGGFYLLVARKIVVGLRPVRQERREPMGKLIPLPMAKVNRRRIEP; from the coding sequence ATGATCGATAAAGCGTTCGCTCAGGCCGATCCAGACTGGCTCGCGCTGATCGGTGCAGCGCGTGAATGGCTGTCCGGCCCCCTCGGGCAATTTCTGTTGGACGAGGAACGCCGCATGCTCGAAGACGAGCTGGGCCGGTTCTTCGGCGGTTATCTGGTGCATTACGGCCCGTCCGCCGAAACACCGCCGTCGGCGCCGCAAGTGCAGCGCAACGTGCGACTTGGCGCGCCGTTGCCCGGTGTCGAGATCGTCTGCGAAGAGCAGGCCTGGCCGTTGAGCGAGCACGCCGCCGACGTGGTGGTGTTGCAGCACGGTCTGGATTTCTGCCTGTCGCCCCATGGCTTGCTGCGTGAAGCGGCCAGCAGCGTGCGCCCCGGCGGGCACCTGCTGATCGTCGGCATCAATCCCTGGAGCACCTGGGGCCTGCGTCATGTGTTCGCCCATGACGCCTTGCATCAGGCGCGCTGCATCTCGCCGTCGCGGGTGGCCGACTGGCTCAACCTGCTGGGCTTCGCGCTGGAGAAACGCCGCTTCGGGTGCTATCGTCCGCCGCTCGCGTCACCCAAGTGGCAGGCCCGTCTGGCCGGCTGGGAACGCAAGGCTGGCGACTGGCAACTGTCGGGCGGCGGCTTTTATCTGTTGGTCGCGCGCAAGATCGTTGTCGGCCTGCGTCCGGTGCGTCAGGAGCGCCGCGAACCGATGGGCAAGCTGATTCCGCTGCCGATGGCCAAGGTCAATCGCCGCCGTATCGAACCGTAA
- the rnhA gene encoding ribonuclease HI gives MSESVDSVELFTDGACKGNPGPGGWGALLVCKGVEKELWGGEANTTNNRMELLGAIRGLEALKRPCEVLLVTDSQYVMKGINEWMANWKKRGWKTAAKEPVKNADLWKELDEQVNRHNVTWKWVRGHIGHHGNERADQLANRGVDEIRGYKQD, from the coding sequence ATGAGCGAAAGCGTCGATAGCGTAGAACTGTTCACTGACGGCGCCTGCAAGGGCAACCCCGGCCCGGGTGGCTGGGGCGCCTTGCTGGTGTGCAAGGGCGTCGAAAAGGAACTGTGGGGCGGCGAAGCCAACACCACCAACAACCGCATGGAACTGCTCGGTGCTATTCGCGGCCTGGAAGCCCTCAAGCGTCCTTGCGAAGTGCTGCTGGTGACCGACTCGCAATACGTGATGAAAGGCATCAACGAGTGGATGGCCAACTGGAAGAAACGCGGCTGGAAAACCGCCGCCAAAGAGCCAGTAAAAAACGCCGACCTGTGGAAAGAGCTGGACGAGCAGGTCAACCGCCACAACGTCACCTGGAAATGGGTACGCGGCCACATCGGCCACCACGGCAACGAACGCGCCGACCAGTTGGCCAACCGTGGGGTGGATGAGATTCGCGGTTACAAGCAGGACTGA
- a CDS encoding DUF2388 domain-containing protein: MKTARILLLGGCLLMADAHATSFVISTDITMSLTLSSSKGTSGSFKDDKIVLAAKDDAAAFVASNGEIRGAQMEAAFQRIRSLLPELPSTDLQLASAILML, translated from the coding sequence ATGAAAACTGCACGGATTTTACTGCTCGGCGGCTGTTTGCTGATGGCCGACGCGCACGCCACCAGCTTCGTCATCAGCACCGACATCACCATGAGCCTTACGCTCAGTTCCAGCAAAGGCACCAGCGGTTCGTTCAAGGACGACAAAATCGTGCTGGCCGCCAAGGATGATGCGGCGGCGTTTGTTGCCAGCAACGGGGAGATTCGCGGTGCGCAGATGGAAGCGGCATTCCAGCGGATTCGCAGCCTGTTGCCAGAACTGCCTTCCACCGACCTGCAACTGGCCAGCGCCATTTTGATGCTGTGA
- the dnaQ gene encoding DNA polymerase III subunit epsilon, translating to MATRSVVLDTETTGMPVTDGHRIIEIGCVELIGRRLTGRHFHVYLQPDRESDEGAIGVHGITNEFLVGKPRFAEVADEFFEFINGAQLIIHNAAFDVGFINNEFALMGQQDRADITQHCTILDTLMMARERHPGQRNSLDALCKRYGVDNSGRELHGALLDSEILADVYLTMTGGQTSLSLAGNASDGNGTGNGADNSATEIRRLPADRQPGRIIRATEAELAEHQVRLGIIAKSAGAPALWTQLLEAEAQA from the coding sequence ATGGCCACCAGATCCGTTGTACTCGATACCGAAACCACCGGCATGCCGGTGACCGACGGCCACCGGATTATCGAAATCGGTTGTGTCGAGCTGATCGGTCGGCGCCTGACGGGCCGGCACTTTCACGTTTACCTGCAACCGGACCGCGAGAGTGACGAAGGCGCGATCGGCGTCCACGGCATCACCAACGAATTCCTCGTCGGCAAGCCGCGCTTTGCCGAAGTGGCCGATGAGTTCTTCGAGTTCATCAACGGCGCGCAACTGATCATCCATAACGCGGCGTTCGACGTTGGCTTCATCAACAACGAATTCGCCCTGATGGGCCAGCAGGATCGTGCTGACATCACGCAGCACTGCACGATCCTCGACACCCTGATGATGGCCCGGGAACGTCACCCGGGTCAGCGCAACAGCCTCGATGCCCTGTGCAAACGCTATGGCGTCGACAACTCCGGCCGCGAGCTGCATGGCGCATTGCTCGACTCGGAGATTCTCGCCGACGTCTACCTGACCATGACCGGTGGCCAGACCAGCCTGTCGCTGGCCGGCAACGCCTCCGACGGCAACGGAACCGGCAACGGTGCGGATAACTCCGCCACCGAAATCCGCCGTCTGCCGGCGGATCGTCAGCCGGGGCGGATCATTCGCGCCACCGAAGCCGAGCTGGCCGAGCATCAGGTTCGGCTGGGGATCATCGCAAAGTCGGCCGGCGCACCGGCGTTGTGGACTCAGCTTCTGGAAGCCGAGGCTCAGGCGTAA
- a CDS encoding Orn/Lys/Arg decarboxylase N-terminal domain-containing protein, which translates to MYKDLKFPVLIVHRDIKADTVAGERIRGIAHELEQEGFSIVSATDYTEGRLVASTHHGLACMLIAAEDASTNSHLLQNMAELIGLARVRAPDLPIFALGEQVTLENAPADAMAELNQLRGILYLFEDTVPFLARQVARAARKYLDGLLPPFFKALVQHTADSNYSWHTPGHGGGVAYHKSPVGQAFHQFFGENTLRSDLSVSVPELGSLLDHTGPLAEAEARAARNFGADHTFFVINGTSTANKIVWHSMVGRDDLVLVDRNCHKSVLHAIIMTGAIPLYLCPERNELGIIGPIPLSEFSRESIQAKIDTSPLTKGREPKVKLAVVTNSTYDGLCYNAELIKQSLGNSVEVLHFDEAWYAYAAFHEFFAGRYGMATSRSADSPLVFTTHSTHKLLAAFSQASMIHVQDGGARQLDRDRFNEAFMMHISTSPQYSIIASLDVASAMMEGPAGRSLLQETFDEALSFRRALANLRGHIDANDWWFSIWQPPGVEGIDRVQTEDWLLKPEDDWHGFGEVSDNYVLLDPIKVTLVMPGLTAGGALSDKGIPAAVVSRFLWERGLVVEKTGLYSFLVLFSMGITKGKWSTLLTELLEFKRSYDANVSLDTCLKCVAQEAPARYRGMGLRDLCDQLHACYRSNATAKHLKRMYTVLPEIAMKPAHAYDQLVRGEVEAVPIDELDGRVAAVMLVPYPPGIPLIMPGERFTESTRSIIDYLKFARTFDESFPGFVVDVHGLQHEDEGNGRHYTVDCVKE; encoded by the coding sequence ATGTACAAAGATCTGAAGTTCCCGGTGTTGATCGTCCACCGCGACATCAAGGCCGACACGGTTGCCGGCGAACGCATTCGCGGTATCGCCCATGAACTGGAGCAGGAAGGTTTCAGCATCGTTTCGGCCACGGATTACACCGAGGGTCGGCTGGTGGCTTCGACCCACCACGGTCTGGCGTGCATGTTGATCGCCGCCGAAGATGCGAGCACCAATTCCCATTTGTTGCAGAACATGGCCGAACTGATCGGTCTGGCCCGCGTGCGGGCGCCGGACTTGCCAATCTTCGCGCTGGGTGAGCAGGTCACTTTGGAGAACGCCCCGGCCGATGCCATGGCCGAGCTCAATCAGTTGCGCGGCATTCTCTATCTGTTCGAAGACACCGTGCCGTTTCTCGCCCGGCAAGTGGCGCGGGCAGCGCGCAAGTATCTGGATGGGCTATTGCCGCCGTTCTTCAAGGCCTTGGTGCAGCACACTGCGGACTCCAACTATTCCTGGCACACCCCGGGCCATGGCGGCGGTGTGGCGTATCACAAAAGTCCGGTGGGGCAGGCGTTTCATCAGTTCTTCGGTGAAAACACCCTGCGTTCGGACTTGTCGGTGTCGGTGCCGGAGCTGGGTTCGTTGCTCGATCACACCGGGCCTTTGGCCGAGGCAGAAGCAAGGGCTGCGCGCAATTTTGGCGCCGATCACACCTTTTTCGTGATCAATGGCACCTCGACTGCCAACAAGATCGTCTGGCACTCCATGGTCGGGCGCGATGATCTGGTGCTGGTGGATCGCAACTGTCACAAGTCGGTGTTGCACGCGATCATCATGACCGGGGCGATTCCGCTGTACCTGTGCCCGGAGCGCAATGAGTTGGGGATTATCGGCCCGATCCCGTTGAGCGAATTCAGTCGCGAATCGATCCAGGCCAAGATCGACACCAGTCCACTGACCAAGGGCCGGGAGCCGAAAGTCAAACTCGCCGTCGTCACTAACTCCACCTACGACGGCCTCTGTTACAACGCCGAACTGATCAAGCAGAGTCTGGGCAACAGCGTCGAAGTCCTGCATTTTGACGAAGCCTGGTACGCCTACGCGGCGTTTCACGAATTCTTTGCCGGCCGTTATGGCATGGCCACCTCGCGCAGCGCCGACAGTCCGCTGGTGTTCACCACCCATTCCACCCATAAACTGCTGGCGGCGTTCAGTCAGGCTTCGATGATTCATGTGCAGGACGGCGGTGCGCGGCAACTGGACCGTGACCGGTTCAACGAAGCGTTCATGATGCACATCTCGACGTCGCCGCAGTACAGCATCATCGCTTCGCTGGACGTGGCGTCGGCCATGATGGAAGGCCCGGCCGGGCGTTCGCTGTTGCAGGAAACCTTCGATGAAGCCTTGAGCTTTCGCCGGGCGCTGGCCAATCTGCGTGGGCACATCGACGCCAATGACTGGTGGTTCTCGATCTGGCAGCCACCGGGTGTCGAGGGTATCGATCGGGTGCAGACCGAAGACTGGCTGCTGAAACCCGAGGATGATTGGCACGGTTTCGGCGAGGTCAGCGACAACTACGTGCTGCTCGATCCGATCAAGGTCACTCTGGTGATGCCAGGCCTGACCGCTGGCGGCGCGTTGAGCGACAAGGGGATTCCGGCGGCGGTGGTCAGTCGTTTTCTCTGGGAGCGCGGGCTGGTGGTGGAGAAAACCGGGCTGTATTCGTTCCTGGTGCTGTTCTCGATGGGCATCACCAAGGGCAAGTGGAGCACGCTGTTGACCGAACTGCTGGAGTTCAAGCGCAGCTACGACGCCAACGTCAGTCTCGACACCTGCCTGAAGTGTGTCGCTCAGGAAGCTCCGGCGCGCTATCGCGGCATGGGCCTGCGCGATCTTTGCGACCAGCTCCACGCCTGTTATCGCAGCAATGCCACCGCCAAGCACCTTAAACGCATGTACACCGTGCTGCCGGAAATCGCCATGAAGCCGGCCCACGCCTACGATCAGCTGGTGCGCGGCGAAGTCGAGGCGGTGCCGATCGATGAGCTGGACGGTCGCGTCGCGGCGGTGATGCTAGTGCCGTATCCGCCGGGAATTCCGTTGATCATGCCCGGTGAACGTTTTACCGAATCCACTCGGTCGATCATCGATTACCTGAAATTTGCCCGCACGTTCGATGAGAGTTTTCCGGGTTTCGTGGTCGATGTGCACGGTCTGCAACACGAAGATGAGGGCAATGGACGGCACTACACCGTCGATTGCGTCAAGGAATGA